A section of the Acropora muricata isolate sample 2 chromosome 4, ASM3666990v1, whole genome shotgun sequence genome encodes:
- the LOC136915640 gene encoding pancreatic lipase-related protein 2-like, producing MVYMKLKEDGNGHNGWERRMKNALLEREDCNVICVDWAGGAKRLYEQSVGNTRLVGAEIAELIKFIIGKTGGSKHLADRFYIIGFSLGGQIAGYAGKSVRDNGMLLGRITGLDPAAPYYTDRDPEVRLDPTDAKYVDVIHTNLPIIGTEQRVGHIDFFPNGGSVQPGCFTNKPLALNELNCFYRDVIFTTSCHHLRAPEYYIATVQNQCSWKAYPCSSYLWFWSGLCNRCYGECPSMGYSADQTKHTGNYFLDTTSKKPFCAIQ from the exons atggtttacatgaaattaaaag AAGATGGAAATGGCCACAACGGATGGGAAAGAAGAATGAAAAATGCTCTTTTAGAACGAGAGGATTGCAACGTTATTTGCGTTGATTGGGCTGGCGGTGCTAAGAGATTATATGAACAATCTGTTGGAAACACTCGGCTTGTAGGAGCAGAAATTGCAGAACTTATCAAGTTCATAATCGGCAAAACTGGTGGGTCAAAGCATTTAGCAGATCGGTTTTATATTATTGGATTCAGTCTTGGTGGTCAAATTGCTGGATATGCTGGAAAATCTGTACGTGACAATGGAATGCTTCTTGGACGTATCACTG GTCTAGATCCAGCTGCCCCATATTACACTGACAGAGATCCTGAAGTCCGATTGGATCCGACTGATGCTAAATATGTCGACGTCATTCACACAAATTTGCCAATCATTGGAACCGAGCAAAGAGTGGGTCACATTGATTTCTTTCCAAATGGTGGCAGTGTTCAACCAGGCTGTTTCACCAACAAACCTCTTG CGCTCAATGAGCTTAATTGCTTTTACAGAGACGTCATCTTCACAACTAGCTGCCACCACCTGAGAGCCCCAGAGTACTACATAGCAACAGTACAGAACCAATGCTCATGGAAAGCGTATCCTTGCAGTAGCTATCTGTGGTTTTGGTCAGGATTATGCAACAGGTGCTATGGTGAATGTCCTTCCATGGGCTATTCTGCTGACCAAACCAAACACACTGGAAACTATTTTTTGGACACGACCTCCAAGAAACCGTTTTGTG CTATTCAATAA
- the LOC136915641 gene encoding uncharacterized protein has protein sequence MSQLTGLKCGIIPLLAFCLTASVLSCKDESRFLVFNPDKQFIDKRLINHLIRAVHVPNEPSCRTHCYTEPNCDSYNFKTVPSSSRNFICELNNSTHEDHDNELVNNPIYTYHGTESSCVKDPCKNGGTCQTGFTERGYRCMCKFGFVGHDCEQERFPRYETIGCFRDIHSRAIPKLEGKDAILDGHYRARQNAVEKCYQAAKKRNFSVFAVQHGGWCASSATAYLTFDTYGSFTACKPDGEGGPWANQVYYITGYRAIGCYSDSSLASIPFLEVTDSILDGPYRSRTNPIAKCAVAAMRKNFNIFAVQDGRCAASATASQTFDIRGKSDACLCESEGGSLANQIYSLEI, from the exons ATGAGTCAGTTAACTGGATTGAAGTGTGGGATTATTCCCCTCCTCGCGTTTTGTCTAACAGCAAGCGTTCTTTCTTGTAAAG atgaaTCTCGTTTTCTGGTGTTCAATCCGGATAAGCAATTCATCGATAAACGTCTCATAAACCACTTAATCCGCGCTGTCCATGTTCCAAATGAACCCTCTTGCAGAACGCATTGCTATACTGAACCCAATTGTGACAGCTATAACTTCAAAACTGTGCCAAGCTCCAGTCGGAACTTCATTTGCGAATTGAATAATTCCACTCATGAAGATCATGACAACGAGCTAGTGAACAACCCAATCTATACGTATCACGGAACTGAG AGTTCTTGTGTAAAAGACCCCTGCAAGAACGGTGGAACCTGCCAGACTGGTTTTACTGAAAGGGGATATCGCTGCATGTGTAAATTTGGTTTTGTTGGACATGACTGTGAACAAG AACGTTTTCCTCGTTACGAAACAATCGGTTGTTTCCGCGACATACATAGCCGAGCCATTCCAAAGTTGGAAGGAAAGGATGCCATCTTGGATGGACATTACCGTGCACGACAAAACGCCGTCGAAAAATGTTACCAagcagcaaagaaaagaaatttcagTGTGTTTGCAGTTCAGCATGGGGGATGGTGTGCGTCCAGTGCCACAGCATACCTAACCTTTGACACGTACGGCAGTTTTACAGCCTGTAAACCAGATGGCGAAGGAGGACCATGGGCCAACCAAGTATACTACATCACAG GCTACAGAGCTATTGGATGCTACAGTGACTCGTCTCTTGCATCAATCCCATTCTTGGAAGTTACAGACTCCATTTTGGATGGACCTTATCGATCTCGAACAAATCCAATAGCAAAGTGCGCCGTGGCCGCAATGCGAAAGAATTTCAATATCTTTGCGGTTCAAGATGGAAGGTGCGCAGCCAGTGCTACAGCATCACAGACGTTTGACATCCGTGGGAAATCTGACGCTTGTTTGTGTGAAAGTGAAGGTGGATCTTTGGCAAATCAAATATATTCTTTGGAAATATAA
- the LOC136914793 gene encoding aldehyde dehydrogenase, dimeric NADP-preferring-like, whose protein sequence is MSESEERMTAAYKKARDAFRSGKTRDVEFRRCQLRRLLMLMEENEDEIAEALAKDMRKPRMEALLSEFLIVKNDIANALNHLSEWVTPECPEVSMLNKMDTVFSVSEPLGVALIIGAWNYPIQLTIMPLTGAIAAGNCAIIKPSEISAAAAQLIEKLIPQYLDQDCFSVINGGVEETQYLLNKCKFDKFFYTGGSAVGKLVMQAAAKNLTRVTLELGGKSPCYIDKDSDLEVAAKRLCWGKFANSGQTCVAPDYVLCDPEIQESLISQLKETLFDFYGEDPKESVDYARIVNERHFKRLKGLLDNGKCVIGGDTDASQNYISPTVLTGVKPTDPIMENEVFGPILPILDVESLEDAIDFINDRDKPLALYIFSNDKSKIEKIMNSTSSGGFLANDTVVHVGVTTLPFGGVGGSGMGAYHGKYSFDAFSHKKACLVKKQNMESLNSLRYPPYEEKSYNWVRWLTEIKEQTYSKLSDIPPLLVSVPVTMVRKIIGLPYYFLGK, encoded by the exons ATGTCTGAAAGTGAAGAACGCATGACG GCCGCATATAAGAAAGCAAGGGATGCATTTAGAAGTGGCAAGACAAGAGATGTGGAGTTCAGGCGATGTCAACTTCGCAGACTATTGATGCTCATGGAGGAGAATGAAGATGAAATTGCAGAAGCTCTTGCCAAGGACATGCGCAAG CCCAGAATGGAAGCACTTCTTTCAGAGTTTTTGATTGTGAAGAATGATATAGCCAATG CACTGAATCATTTGTCAGAATGGGTTACACCTGAATGCCCAGAAGTCTCCATGCTCAACAAAATGGACACTGTTTTCTCAGTTAGTGAACCATTAGGTGTTGCCTTGATTATTGGAGCATGGAATTATCCAATACAGCTCACTATCATGCCTCTCACAGGAGCAATTGCTGCTG GGAACTGTGCAATCATTAAGCCATCTGAAATTTCAGCAGCAGCTGCACAGCTCATAGAAAAACTGATTCCACAATATCTTGACCAG GACTGCTTTTCAGTTATCAATGGTGGAGTAGAAGAAACTCAGTATCTTCTAAATAAATGCaaatttgacaagtttttttACACTGGAGGAAGTGCTGTCGGCAAACTGGTTATGCAAGCAGCAGCCAAGAACTTGACTAGAGTCACGCTTGAGCTAGGAGGCAAAAG TCCTTGCTACATTGATAAGGATAGTGATCTGGAAGTTGCTGCCAAGAGATTGTGTTGGGGAAAGTTTGCAAATTCTGGACAG ACATGTGTTGCACCAGACTATGTTCTTTGTGACCCTGAAATTCAAGAAAGTTTGATAAGTCAACTGAAAGAAACGCTGTTTGACTTTTATGGAGAG GACCCCAAGGAATCAGTAGATTATGCAAGAATTGTGAATGAAAGGCACTTCAA ACGTTTAAAAGGATTGCTAGATAATGGAAAATGTGTAATTGGTGGTGACACAGATGCGAGCCAGAACTACATTTCACCGACTGTGCTGACTGGAGTCAAACCTACTGATCCAATCATGGAGAATGAG GTTTTTGGTCCAATCTTACCAATTCTTGATGTGGAAAGCTTGGAGGACGCCATTGACTTCATCAACGACCG TGATAAGCCGCTGGCCTTATACATCTTCTCCAACGACAAATCGAAGATTGAAAAGATAATGAATAGCACATCATCCGGTGGTTTTCTGGCCAATGACACTGTGGTTCATGTTGGTG ttACTACTCTTCCTTTCGGTGGTGTTGGCGGTAGTGGAATGGGCGCCTATCATGGCAAGTACTCGTTTGACGCCTTCTCGCATAAGAAAGCGTGTCTGGTCAAGAAACAGAACATGGAGTCTCTTAACAG TTTACGGTATCCACCTTACGAAGAGAAAAGCTATAATTGGGTCCGCTGGTTAACAGAAATCAAGGAACAGACCTACAGTAAACTATCCGATATCCCGCCTCTCCTTGTATCAGTCCCTGTAACCATGGTTCGAAAG ATAATCGGTCTTCCTTATTACTTCCTGGGAAAGTAG
- the LOC136914788 gene encoding arrestin domain-containing protein 17-like, translated as MGKVDVFQVAFRDAKTTFFPGEVINGTLNLKVNSELKLRGIRLEFHGAANVFLSSGDQRRKRPANSEVYIDLVATLFGKAPDETGENPVLQPGEYNFPFQFHTPAQNLPTSVEGNFGHVRYWLKASIDRPWRFDITTKSVFTVIEYVDINADEELLRPCQVDEQEGFGCSCIPKVIQVTVQTDRIGYCPGESIAVSAFIRNPTNYRINGVEIILFQNSLYTIKSGKHSRRVADKVSSVKRDETSGNGDLHMEMVPFPIPSLPPTMKSCSCIKITYELKFIVHVASGFSTKKIVSTIPITIGSVPYRSLALPPSLEPSAPPLSPPVYSEDAQPYPVLPSYAECVNGGTAVQEERDTGDMSPSTFTPMYPFVNDYQFPSAPSQHAAAAQALPVSSSKPRIPSYTLN; from the exons ATGGGAAAGGTAGACGTTTTTCAAGTTGCGTTTCGAGATGCAAAAACAACGTTCTTTCCCGGTGAAGTAATTAATGGAACCTTAAACCTTAAAGTAAATAGCGAGCTGAAATTGCGTGGCATACGTTTGGAATTCCATGGAGCTGCCAATGTTTTCCTGTCTTCCGGCGATCAGCGAAGAAAACGTCCAGCAAATAGTGAAGTGTACATCGATCTTGTCGCGACACTTTTCGGAAAGG CACCTGATGAAACTGGAGAAAACCCAGTGCTTCAGCCCGGAGAATACAACTTCCCATTTCAATTTCACACTCCAGCTCAAAATTTGCCAACCTCAGTTGAAGGAAACTTTGGTCATGTGCGATACTGGCTTAAAGCTTCCATAGATCGGCCCTGGAGGTTTGATATAACAACGAAATCGGTTTTTACTGTCATTGAATATGTGGACATCAATGCTGATGAAGAGTTGTTG CGTCCCTGTCAAGTTGATGAACAAGAGGGATTTGGGTGTTCTTGCATTCCTAAAGTAATACAAGTTACCGTGCAAACAGACAGAATTGGTTACTGTCCTGGAGAATCTATAGCTGTGTCAGCCTTTATCAGAAACCCAACAAATTACCGCATCAATGGTGTGGAGATCATTCTTTTTCAGAATTCCCTTTACACAATCAAGTCTG GTAAGCATTCCAGGCGAGTTGCAGACAAAGTATCTTCAGTGAAAAGAGATGAGACGAGTGGGAACGGTGACCTTCATATGGAGATGGTGCCCTTTCCTATCCCTTCCCTCCCCCCCACAATGAAGAGTTGCAGCTGTATCAAGATTACCTATGAATTAAAG TTTATTGTTCATGTAGCCAGTGGATTCTCAACAAAGAAGATAGTTTCCACAATTCCTATCACGATTGGTTCTGTGCCATATCGTTCCCTGGCCCTACCACCATCATTAGAACCCTCAGCACCACCTCTTTCCCCTCCTGTGTATAGCGAGGATGCTCAACCCTATCCAG TTCTGCCATCATATGCGGAGTGTGTTAATGGTGGAACAGCTGTCCAAGAGGAGCGTGATACAGGTGATATGAGTCCATCAACATTCACCCCAATGTATCCATTTGTGAATGATTACCAGTTCCCCTCTGCTCCTAGCCAACACGCAGCGGCAGCACAGGCCCTACCAGTGTCCTCTAGTAAACCGAGAATTCCATCGTATACGCTCAACTAG